One window of the Podospora pseudopauciseta strain CBS 411.78 chromosome 4, whole genome shotgun sequence genome contains the following:
- a CDS encoding hypothetical protein (EggNog:ENOG503NZKK; CAZy:GH55; COG:G): protein MRSSSLLVAVAIAASAVQAFWLGDIPHRGIAPFAQPNYPVFRNVRDYGARGDGITDDTVAINAAINAGNPCNRGCASTTTTPAIVYFPAGTYLISSSILPAYFTHLVGDASAPPTLKATANFQGFGLIDGNPYYTEVLNWKAVNVFFRQVRNFVIDTTAIAPGRAATGMHWPTSQATSLQNIVFNMPSTPDVVHVGLFIEEGSGGMMADLTFNGGATGASMGNQQYTMRNMKFNNCKTAIIQIWNWGWTYHGLSINNCGVGLDLSAGGPSNINVGSVTLFDSTFSNTPVAIKTAWTPSANPPTGGSLVIENIQLNNVAVAVQGPSGTMLGGTSGSTTIPAWALGHLLDRGTNAPRFSGPINPNPRPASLLTSDGRYYVRSKPQYESVPASSFLSVRAFGARGDAAADDTSALQNAINTAVAQNKILLLDHGLYRVTSTIVIPPSAKIVGEAYPVILSSGGYFNDMSNPRPVVQVGTTSGQQGYVELSDFIVATQNAQAGAICIEYNLATNGGQPSGMWDVHVRIGGFTGTQQQIGQCLKKPGNGSVDRNCVVAFMAMHVTKGAKGLYMENVWLWTADHDIDEQLNTQITIYTGRGLLIESTTGPLWLWGTGSEHHVLYQYQLTSTSDIFLGQIQTESPYFAPVPNSLVPFPPVAKYSDPDYRAQCVGIAGNCPAAWGLRVMSSRNVLVYGAGLYSFFDNYSTACSTFDAGQTCQQRITSVEGRAENVAVYNLNTIGTREMVTRDGGMVGGSGWAENRNTFASNVGVYRA, encoded by the exons ATGCGTTCCAGCTCGTTGTTGGTGGCTGTTGCCATTGCTGCTTCGGCGGTGCAGGCTTTTTGGCTTGGAGATATTCCTC ATCGAGGCATTGCGCCGTTTGCTCAGCCAAACTATCCAGTCTTCCGCAATGTGAGGGACTATGGCGCCAGGG GTGATGGAATAACTGACGATACTGTTGCTATCAATGCTGCCATCAATGCTGGGAATCCTTGCAACAGGGGATGT GCATCCACTACCACAACTCCTGCAATCGTTTACTTCCCGGCAGGCACTTACCTCATCTCTTCCTCGATCCTGCCAGCGTACTTCACCCATCTTGTCGGCGATGCTTCCGCTCCACCTACCCTCAAGGCCACGGCCAACTTCCAGGGGTTCGGGCTGATCGACGGCAACCCGTACTACACCGAGGTTCTCAACTGGAAGGCGGTCAATGTCTTCTTCCGCCAGGTCCGCAACTTTGTCATCGACACCACTGCCATCGCCCCGGGGAGGGCAGCAACAGGCATGCACTGGCCTACCTCTCAGGCGACCAGTCTGCAGAACATCGTGTTCAACATGCCATCCACGCCCGACGTCGTCCACGTTGGTCTGTTTATCGAGGAGGGTAGCGGAGGCATGATGGCCGATCTTACTTTCAACGGCGGCGCTACCGGTGCCAGCATGGGCAATCAGCAATACACGATGCGGAACATGAAATTCAACAATTGCAAGACGGCCATCATCCAGATCTGGAACTGGGGCTGGACATACCATGGGCTGTCTATAAACAACTGCGGTGTCGGTCTTGACCTTTCTGCCGGCGGTCCAAGCAACATCAACGTTGGTTCCGTCACCCTCTTTGACAGCACCTTCAGCAACACCCCGGTCGCCATCAAGACGGCCTGGACAccctccgccaaccccccaactGGGGGAAGTCTCGTCATCGAGAATATCCAACTTAACAACGTCGCCGTCGCAGTCCAAGGCCCAAGTGGGACCATGCTCGGCGGCACATCAGGCTCAACCACGATCCCAGCCTGGGCCCTAGGCCACCTCCTCGACCGCGGCACCAACGCCCCCCGTTTCTCGGGACcgatcaaccccaacccacgCCCTGCCTCCCTCCTGACCTCCGACGGGCGGTACTACGTCCGGTCCAAACCCCAATACGAATCCGTCCCCGCCTCGTCGTTCCTCTCGGTCCGCGCCTTTGGCGCCAGAGGCGACGCGGCAGCCGACGACACATCCGCTCTCCAAAACGCAATCAACACGGCCGTTGCCCAAAACAAGATCTTGCTTCTCGACCACGGCCTCTACCGCGTCACTTCCACCATCGTCATCCCCCCCTCTGCCAAGATCGTCGGGGAGGCCTACCCTGTTATTTTATCTTCTGGTGGTTACTTTAACGACATGAGCAACCCCCGGCCTGTTGTTCAGGTGGGGACGACGTCTGGTCAGCAGGGGTATGTCGAGCTGAGTGATTTCATCGTCGCCACGCAGAATGCGCAGGCTGGAGCGATTTGCATAGAGTATAACCTTGCCACCAATGGGGGCCAGCCGAGTGGCATGTGGGATGTGCACGTACGGATTGGGGGGTTTACGGGCACGCAGCAGCAGATTGGGCAGTGTTTGAAGAAGCCGGGGAATGGGAGTGTCGATCGGAACTGTGTTGTGGCGTTCATGGCGATGCATGTCACCAAGGGGGCGAAGGGTTTGTACATGGAGAATGTTTGGCTGTG GACGGCGGATCACGATATCGATGAGCAGTTGAACACTCAGATTACGATTTATACTGGTCGTGGACTGC TAATCGaatccaccaccggccccctCTGGCTCTGGGGGACAGGCTCAGAACACCACGTCCTCTACCAATACCAgctcacctccacctcggaCATCTTCCTCGGCCAGATCCAGACCGAGTCGCCCTATTTCGCTCCCGTTCCCAACTCCCTTGTTCCGTTCCCGCCCGTGGCGAAGTACTCCGACCCCGACTACCGCGCTCAGTGTGTGGGGATCGCGGGGAACTGCCCGGCGGCGTGGGGAttgagggtgatgagcaGCAGGAATGTGTTGGTTTACGGGGCGGGGTTGTATTCTTTCTTTGATAATTACTCCACGGCTTGCAGCACGTTTGATGCGGGGCAGACGTGCCAGCAGAGGATCACGAGcgtggaggggagggcggagaaTGTGGCGGTTTATAACCTCAACACGATCgggacgagggagatggtgacgagggatggggggatggtggggggcAGTGGGTGGGCGGAGAACAGGAACACTTTTGCGAGTAATGTTGGGGTTTATAGGGCTTAG
- a CDS encoding hypothetical protein (COG:S; EggNog:ENOG503NW5F) has translation MVGRKRKSAPAAAVEEPVSTSRPQRAASSSTGKTSKYFDPSPSDSESPDPLAKAKPTAPKRRGRGRPAKKAKKQLEPESDPDDDNEFKDNPQEEAKPKSDSDSDSDSDSDAPPKVTYTPLPTLRPEGTTPYRPHALHPNTLLFLSDLKANNKRSWLKLHDKEYRRALADWESYVTCLTEKITSLDPTVPELPFKDVNFRIYRDVRFSNDPTPYKPHFSAAFSRTGRKGPYACYYVHVEPDGNSFVGGGLWHPDGAALGRLRASVDERPDRWRRALTEPAFRRIFLLQGEKKGRGKGKKNREEEEQDAMEAYAEMNRGNALKTRPKGFHPEHRDMRLLKLRNHTVWKKVDDGVWTREGGLEGEVMDVVGGMVGFVTHLNRIVMPDPGDEDDSEEEEEE, from the coding sequence ATGGTCGGCCGAAAACGCAAATCTGCCCCTGCTGCCGCAGTGGAAGAGCCAGTATCAACGTCAAGGCCCCAGCGCGCAGCGTCATCATCCACAGGCAAAACCAGCAAATACTTTgacccctccccttcagACTCCGAATCACCAGaccccctcgccaaagccAAGCCAACCGCCCCGAAAAGACGCGGCAGAGGCCGTCCAGCAAAGAAAGCCAAGAAGCAGCTCGAACCTGAATCTGATCcagacgacgacaacgagtTCAAAGACAACCCCCAAGAGGAAGCCAAACCAAAATCAGACTCCGATTCCGACTCCGACTCCGACTCCGACGCCCCCCCAAAAGTGACatacacccccctccccaccctccgccCCGAAGGCACCACCCCCTACCGTCCTCAcgccctccaccccaacaccctcctcttcctctcggACCTCAAAGCCAACAACAAGCGCTCCTGGCTCAAGCTCCACGACAAGGAGTACCGCCGCGCTCTCGCCGACTGGGAGTCTTACGTCACCTGCTTGACCGAAAAGATCACCTCGCTCGACCCTACCGTGCCTGAGCTCCCTTTTAAGGACGTCAACTTTAGAATTTACCGGGATGTTCGTTTCAGTAACGACCCCACACCTTACAAGCCTCACTTCTCGGCTGCGTTCAGCAGGACAGGTCGTAAGGGCCCCTATGCGTGTTATTATGTTCACGTGGAACCTGATGGGAACAGTTTTGTGGGTGGGGGGCTGTGGCATCCTGACGGGGCCGCTTTGGGGAGGCTGAGGGCTAGTGTTGATGAGCGGCCTGATCGATGGAGGAGGGCGCTCACCGAACCGGCATTTAGGCGGATTTTCCTCCTGCaaggggaaaagaagggcaggggaaaggggaagaaaaaccgggaagaggaggaacaAGACGCAATGGAGGCGTACGCCGAGATGAACAGAGGGAACGCGCTCAAGACCAGGCCGAAGGGGTTTCATCCCGAGCATAGGGATATGCGGCTGCTCAAGTTGAGGAATCATACTGTTTGGAAGAaggtggatgatggggtttggacgagggaggggggcttggagggggaggtgatggatgTAGTGGGGGGGATGGTTGGGTTTGTGACGCATTTGAACAGGATTGTGATGCCTGATccgggggatgaggatgatagtgaggaggaggaggaggagtga
- a CDS encoding hypothetical protein (EggNog:ENOG503NWCP; COG:E), which yields MSFITLAPPLPSPTRDVEQQIYVLHQTRLTTHGYVIIPSFLPPSTLSALRTASSTLISLSSAGQWPHVRTTGKQFPPWDPSLVPHSAGIWGVQHLLHPSLPLPPSQREAFVKLYFSPALLSLSREILSLPPPDGLVMELFNLLCGPSDGKGFELSWHRDDIPASATEEEERERVWKPGEVYSHTQWNLPLYDDNSLVLMPGSHSRPRTAAEREADPHGGDLEGQVVVELKAGDLVFYDNNILHRGVYSGGKQRVTLHGSVGRADGGRG from the exons ATGTCGTTTATAACACTTGCCCCTCCTTTACCATCACCGACCAGAGATGTCGAGCAACAAATCTATGTGCTTCATCAAA CCCGGCTAACAACCCACGGCTACGTGATAatcccctccttcctacccccctccaccctctccgccctccgcACCGCCTCATCCACtctcatctccctctcctctgccGGCCAATGGCCCCACGTCCGCACCACAGGCAAACAATTCCCCCCCTGGGACCCCTCCCTAGTCCCGCACTCGGCTGGCATCTGGGGCgtccaacacctcctccacccttccctccccctccccccctcccaacgcGAGGCTTTTGTCAAGCTCTACTTCTCCCCCGCGctgctctccctctcccgggaaatcctctccctccctccgccTGACGGCCTGGTGATGGAACTGTTCAACCTGCTGTGTGGGCCCAGCGACGGGAAAGGGTTCGAGCTCTCCTGGCATAGGGACGACATTCCCGCCTCggcgacggaggaggaggaacgggAGAGGGTGTGGAAACCGGGGGAGGTGTACTCTCACACGCAGTGGAATTTGCCGTTGTATGACGACAACAGTTTGGTTTTGATGCCGGGGTCGCATTCGCGGCCGCGGACGGCAGCGGAGCGAGAGGCTGATCCTCATGGGGGTGATTTGGAGGGgcaagtggtggtggagctgaAGGCGGGGGATTTGGTGTTTTACGATAACAACATCCTCCATCGGGGAGTGTATTCGGGGGGTAAGCAACGGGTGACGCTTCACGGGTCGGTTGGGAGGgcggatggggggaggggatga